The following proteins are encoded in a genomic region of Primulina huaijiensis isolate GDHJ02 chromosome 3, ASM1229523v2, whole genome shotgun sequence:
- the LOC140972341 gene encoding cell wall / vacuolar inhibitor of fructosidase 2-like — MGFSWFLLHFVLHISFYLIIISSANGNSNLIQETCKKTKYYDLCVSLLGSDTSSPKSDTKELALIVIRYGIANATDTNSYLSKQIQSVANDTVMMKTAMRECADKYASANGALQNSLEVMSVNMYDYAYLHVMAAGDYPNGCRNAFNRWPGMCYPSELAVREDGLKRICDVVLGIIDSLD; from the coding sequence ATGGGATTTTCTTGGTTTTTGCTCCACTTCGTTCTCCACATTTCTTTTTATCTAATTATAATTTCATCTGCGAATGGAAATTCAAACTTAATTCAAGAAACTTGCAAAAAAACCAAGTACTACGATCTCTGTGTATCGTTGCTCGGATCCGATACGTCGAGTCCGAAATCAGACACTAAAGAATTGGCTCTGATCGTGATAAGGTATGGGATAGCCAATGCCACGGACACAAACTCTTACCTCTCGAAGCAAATTCAAAGCGTGGCAAATGACACAGTCATGATGAAGACAGCCATGAGAGAATGTGCAGACAAGTATGCTTCTGCAAATGGTGCACTCCAAAATTCACTCGAAGTAATGAGCGTAAACATGTATGATTATGCATATTTGCACGTAATGGCAGCCGGGGATTACCCGAATGGTTGTCGAAACGCTTTCAACCGGTGGCCCGGGATGTGTTATCCGTCGGAACTTGCTGTGAGGGAAGATGGATTGAAGCGTATTTGTGATGTGGTTTTAGGGATTATTGATAGTCTTGATTAG
- the LOC140972630 gene encoding chitinase 2-like, whose product MNKLIHVLFIIAFGLSFQQLGDGKVMMEYIGATGAPVKFRNVPILPAIDFHFLLSFAIDVNAFGNRQNGVFSPYWASTLTPNAVAATKRAHPNVKAMASLSGWSLGPKVLSWYNPRDKDLWISNAFSSLKSLITTYHLDGIDIDYERFPKHSNETFAYCIGELITLLKNQSVITVATVAPFYLTVSPYIELYKRYGDVIDYVNYQFYTDKIKTPEAYLEVFKNRTEMFDKDKVLPSYEVLGRGIQGDAFFEALRVLESNGFEVNGAMIFSADASASNGYYYEKKTQDFLVNNSSKQLYI is encoded by the exons ATGAATAAGCTAATCCATGTGCTTTTCATCATCGCCTTTGGTCTAAGTTTCCAGCAACTTGGTG ATGGAAAGGTGATGATGGAGTACATCGGAGCCACCGGCGCCCCGGTCAAATTCCGCAACGTCCCCATTTTGCCGGCCATAGATTTCCACTTCTTGCTCAGCTTCGCCATCGATGTCAACGCCTTCGGAAACCGACAGAACGGCGTATTCTCACCCTATTGGGCCTCCACCCTCACACCGAACGCGGTGGCAGCCACCAAGCGAGCCCACCCCAACGTCAAAGCCATGGCCAGCCTCTCCGGCTGGAGCCTCGGGCCCAAAGTCCTCTCCTGGTACAACCCACGAGACAAAGACCTCTGGATCTCAAACGCCTTCTCATCCCTCAAGTCCCTCATCACCACTTACCATTTAGACGGAATCGACATAGATTACGAAAGATTCCCGAAACACAGCAATGAAACATTCGCCTACTGCATAGGAGAACTCATCACTCTGTTGAAGAATCAAAGTGTGATCACGGTGGCCACTGTGGCGCCATTTTACCTCACTGTTTCGCCATACATTGAGCTGTACAAAAGATACGGGGATGTCATTGATTACGTGAACTATCAGTTCTATACCGATAAAATCAAGACCCCAGAAGCGTACTTGGAAGTTTTTAAGAATAGGACAGAGATGTTTGATAAAGACAAGGTTTTGCCTAGCTATGAAGTGCTTGGAAGAGGGATTCAAGGGGATGCATTCTTTGAGGCTTTGAGGGTTTTGGAAAGTAATGGGTTTGAGGTAAACGGCGCAATGATTTTCTCTGCTGATGCCTCTGCTTCAAATGGTTATTATTATGAGAAGAAGACACAAGATTTCTTGGTTAATAATTCTAGTAAGCAGCTATATATTTAA